Proteins from a genomic interval of Papaver somniferum cultivar HN1 chromosome 4, ASM357369v1, whole genome shotgun sequence:
- the LOC113273110 gene encoding uncharacterized protein LOC113273110 produces the protein MGDAIGRAIKVDDTTLKREVGYYANVLVEVDLARSVPHQVVVNSKYGSFEQEVQIPKLPKFCSHCKVVGHLVTECRVMRKESAQKVEENDTYYAIPKKVWKIKERTVPQPIGKFRILQNLMNDDFPPISVNKLLDVASSSSYVVNYVIVENKNELAVKEVVKKIIKPKPISLISTRKQNAAMNLVKEKKGTRSPVSSQSTISK, from the exons atggGTGATGCAATTGGTAGAGCCATAAAAGTTGATGATACTACTCTTAAAAGAGAAGTGGGTTACTATGCCAATGTTTTGGTTGAGGTGGATTTAGCAAGATCTGTTCCTCATCAAGTTGTTGTTAATTCTAAATATGGCAGTTTTGAACAAGAGGTACAGATCCCTAAGTTACCTAAATTTTGCAGTCATTGTAAGGTAGTGGGTCACTTGGTTACTGAATGTAGAGTTATGAGAAAGGAATCAGcacaaaaagttgaagaaaatgaTACTTATTATGCTATTCCCAAAAAGGTTtggaagattaaagaaagaacaGTACCTCAGCCTATTG GTAAATTTCGTATTCTGCAAAACTTGATGAATGATGATTTTCCTCCTATTAGTGTGAACAAACTATTGGATGTTGCATCAAGTAGCTCCTATGTTGTTAATTATGTTATTGTGGAAAATAAAAATGAGTTGGCTGTAAAAGAAGTAGTTAAGAAGATTATAAAGCCTAAACCTATTAGTTTGATTAGTACAAGGAAACAGAATGCTGCTATGAATTTAGTGAAAGAGAAAAAAGGAACGAGAAGTCCTGTATCTTCTCAATCCACTATTTCCAAATGA